TAACTTTATTTTTAAGTTCCATATCTAAACAGGATTTATAAAATCGGCAGAGAAAATAATGAATAAATTTTATAAGTAATTAATTAAAAAAGGAGAGATTGGCGTGAAAGTATTAATTGTTGCCTGCGGTTCTTATGCGTCCCAAGGATACGGCTGTCCCGGTGAGTGGAAATGCTTGAAAGCTGCCAACGAGAAGGAAGGGGAATTTGCCAATTACGCTGACCCGGTTCAAGTAGTGGGTCTTTTGGAATGCGAATGCAACGGTCGCCAGTTGATACCC
This genomic interval from Desulfoscipio sp. XC116 contains the following:
- a CDS encoding CGGC domain-containing protein, coding for MKVLIVACGSYASQGYGCPGEWKCLKAANEKEGEFANYADPVQVVGLLECECNGRQLIPNIGCVKKNVDFDAVHFSTCMTKSWPSCPYMDMDELAKKIEDKFGVKVVKGTHNYG